A window of the Deinococcus gobiensis I-0 genome harbors these coding sequences:
- a CDS encoding fasciclin domain-containing protein, whose translation MMKTKTLLTTALLMTGLAHAGGGSSVPSGNTIAAIVANDPNFSTLLTAVQAAGLTSTLNSAGPYTVFAPTNAAFAKIPAAQLNAVLNNREQLRALLLNHVVPGRVTAAQVQNLSSVTTAGGGTLNVMVNGGQVMIGDATVTRPNISASNGIIHVIDTVLMP comes from the coding sequence ATGATGAAGACCAAGACCCTGCTGACCACTGCCCTGCTGATGACCGGCCTCGCCCACGCGGGTGGCGGCAGCTCCGTGCCCTCGGGCAACACCATCGCCGCCATCGTGGCGAACGATCCCAACTTCAGCACCCTGCTGACGGCCGTTCAGGCGGCGGGCCTGACCTCAACCCTGAACAGCGCCGGGCCGTACACGGTGTTCGCGCCGACCAACGCGGCCTTTGCCAAGATTCCGGCTGCCCAGCTCAACGCCGTGCTCAACAACCGCGAGCAGCTCCGCGCCCTGCTCCTGAACCACGTCGTACCGGGCCGCGTGACGGCCGCGCAGGTCCAGAACCTGAGCAGCGTGACCACAGCGGGTGGCGGCACCCTCAACGTGATGGTGAACGGCGGCCAGGTCATGATCGGCGACGCCACCGTCACCCGCCCCAACATCTCGGCCAGCAACGGCATCATCCACGTCATCGACACGGTGTTGATGCCCTGA
- a CDS encoding VanW family protein gives MKIKPGWLVLGMAGALTLGWLSLGLQAPEAAPAQARAVANLPALAARTAPAPAPAQTFTLSLSVPEPVLVGGRAERPTVTRRYVLTLTPEQRAALRAGGSLAPLRVDLDRIYREVEARTPQDLRFVQEGDRWVGRAQTGWKVDRAATEAALRRAVGAGAGGSALNVALQAPERSVRWGQAQGLTHLAGGESSFAGSPAFRVQNIRVGASRVHGTWVAAGRSFSFNRAVGRIRAANGFVPGYVITGGTLSKEDGGGICQVSTTVFRAAYAAGLPITERHAHSYQVAYYGDPGMDAAVYAPSKDLRWRNDTGGPLLVQASWDVKAERLRVDLFGRSDGRQVKVAAPKISGSRLAPDPTFVADPALAAGETRRLDMPAPGARVAVVRQVRLKGGVVREDVTRSSYRPWGGVFVVAPGDQRLR, from the coding sequence ATGAAGATCAAACCCGGCTGGCTGGTGCTCGGAATGGCGGGCGCCCTGACCCTCGGCTGGCTGAGCCTGGGCCTCCAGGCTCCCGAAGCTGCGCCGGCCCAGGCCAGGGCAGTGGCCAACCTGCCGGCCCTTGCGGCCCGTACGGCGCCGGCCCCCGCCCCGGCCCAGACCTTTACCCTGAGCCTGAGCGTCCCCGAGCCGGTGCTGGTCGGCGGCCGGGCCGAGCGGCCTACCGTCACACGCCGCTATGTCCTGACCCTGACTCCCGAGCAACGGGCCGCCCTGCGTGCCGGAGGTTCTCTGGCGCCGCTGCGTGTGGACCTCGACCGCATCTACCGTGAGGTCGAGGCCCGTACGCCGCAGGACCTCCGGTTCGTGCAGGAGGGGGACCGCTGGGTCGGTCGTGCACAGACGGGCTGGAAGGTGGACCGCGCGGCGACCGAGGCGGCGCTGCGCCGGGCCGTGGGCGCTGGGGCCGGCGGCAGCGCCCTGAATGTGGCCCTGCAGGCGCCGGAGCGCAGCGTACGCTGGGGACAGGCGCAGGGGCTTACCCATCTGGCCGGGGGCGAGTCGTCCTTCGCGGGCAGCCCGGCCTTCCGGGTGCAGAACATCCGGGTGGGGGCCAGCCGGGTTCACGGCACCTGGGTGGCGGCGGGACGCAGCTTCAGTTTCAACCGCGCAGTGGGGCGCATCCGCGCGGCCAACGGCTTCGTGCCGGGCTACGTGATCACCGGAGGAACCCTGAGCAAGGAAGACGGCGGCGGCATCTGCCAGGTGAGCACCACTGTCTTCCGGGCGGCGTACGCGGCGGGGCTACCGATCACCGAGCGCCACGCCCACTCCTACCAGGTGGCCTACTACGGCGACCCCGGTATGGACGCGGCCGTCTACGCCCCCAGCAAGGACCTGCGCTGGCGCAACGATACGGGCGGGCCGCTGCTCGTGCAGGCGAGCTGGGACGTGAAGGCGGAGCGCCTGCGGGTGGATCTTTTCGGGCGCAGCGACGGGCGGCAGGTCAAGGTCGCCGCGCCCAAGATCAGCGGCAGCCGCCTGGCCCCCGACCCGACCTTCGTGGCCGATCCGGCGCTGGCGGCGGGCGAAACGCGGCGGCTCGACATGCCTGCCCCCGGGGCACGGGTCGCGGTGGTGCGGCAGGTCCGCCTGAAGGGCGGCGTGGTGCGCGAGGACGTGACGCGCAGCAGCTACCGGCCCTGGGGCGGCGTGTTCGTGGTGGCCCCCGGTGACCAGCGCCTGCGCTGA
- the ftsZ gene encoding cell division protein FtsZ, translating to MQAARIRVIGLGGAGNNAVNRMIESGLEGVEFIAGNTDAQVLAKSHAEVRIQLGDRLTRGLGAGADPEVGEKAALEDRERIKEYLDGTDMLFITAGMGGGTGTGSAPVVAEIAREMGILTVAIVTRPFGFEGPKRIRVAEEGISKLTDRVDGMIVVNNQKLLTAVDKKVSFREAFLVADRVLYYGVKGISDVINVEGMINLDFADVRNLLANSGTVLMGIGAGRGDKMAEEAAMSAIHSPLLERGIEGARRILVNVTGGYDMSMTDANEIVEKIREATGFEDPDILFGITPDEAAGDEVRVTVIATGFSDSAFSGIPSQTGSSRGSTIDTIVRPVRGGNASNYDPKDYDIPAFLRNVGS from the coding sequence ATGCAAGCGGCCAGAATTCGCGTGATCGGCTTGGGCGGAGCGGGCAACAACGCCGTGAACCGCATGATCGAATCGGGACTCGAAGGAGTCGAATTTATCGCGGGCAACACCGACGCCCAGGTGCTGGCCAAGAGCCACGCCGAGGTGCGGATCCAGCTCGGCGACCGCCTGACACGCGGCCTGGGCGCGGGCGCGGACCCGGAGGTCGGCGAAAAGGCCGCCCTGGAAGACCGCGAGCGCATCAAGGAATACCTTGACGGCACAGACATGCTGTTCATCACGGCGGGCATGGGCGGCGGCACCGGCACCGGCAGCGCGCCGGTCGTGGCCGAGATCGCCCGCGAGATGGGCATCCTGACGGTCGCCATCGTGACGCGGCCCTTCGGCTTCGAGGGCCCCAAGCGTATCCGCGTGGCGGAAGAGGGCATCAGCAAGCTCACCGACCGCGTGGACGGCATGATCGTGGTGAACAACCAGAAACTGCTGACCGCCGTGGACAAGAAGGTGTCCTTCCGCGAGGCCTTCCTGGTCGCCGACCGCGTCCTGTACTACGGCGTCAAGGGCATCAGCGACGTGATCAACGTCGAGGGCATGATCAACCTCGACTTTGCCGACGTGCGCAACCTGCTCGCCAACTCGGGAACGGTCCTCATGGGGATCGGCGCCGGCCGCGGCGACAAGATGGCCGAGGAAGCCGCCATGAGCGCCATCCACAGCCCGCTGCTCGAACGCGGCATCGAAGGCGCGCGCCGCATCCTGGTGAACGTCACGGGCGGCTACGACATGAGCATGACCGACGCCAACGAGATCGTCGAGAAGATCCGCGAGGCCACCGGCTTCGAGGATCCCGACATCCTCTTCGGCATCACGCCCGACGAGGCGGCCGGCGACGAGGTGCGTGTCACCGTCATCGCTACCGGCTTCAGCGACAGCGCCTTCAGCGGCATTCCCAGCCAGACGGGCAGCTCGCGCGGCAGCACCATTGACACCATCGTGCGTCCGGTGCGCGGCGGTAACGCGAGCAACTACGATCCCAAGGATTACGACATCCCCGCTTTCCTGCGCAACGTCGGCAGCTGA
- a CDS encoding cell division protein FtsQ/DivIB: MARRRNAYRDALPAQDAPEVTPPVPGPEAQVVPETVPEAAAPPAPPEVEEATEPPPPPRRRRRERTGPTLGQRLRRVRPWVWWTSGTGVLLLAAFAASWLLLPVRTVTVSGNSHLTETEVRRLAGLGPVLGHDFGWLYYGRWRARGLLGSPWVASARVTRSFPDRVSIELTERRPFARWQPPHGEAVTLAENGEVLPNGPATGLPLLSGWGPDRLNTILTAARALSRYTVQSVAYTPSGVTVKTASGSVWSGDLHSLLKYAGSISMYPNQHINIYPWGVSVQE, translated from the coding sequence CCCTGCGCAGGACGCGCCGGAGGTCACGCCGCCCGTTCCCGGTCCCGAGGCCCAGGTCGTCCCGGAAACCGTGCCGGAAGCGGCGGCGCCTCCTGCCCCACCGGAGGTGGAAGAGGCCACCGAGCCGCCCCCCCCGCCCCGGCGGCGGCGCAGGGAGCGTACCGGCCCCACGCTGGGCCAGCGGCTACGGCGCGTGCGGCCCTGGGTCTGGTGGACCTCGGGCACCGGCGTCCTGCTGCTGGCCGCCTTCGCCGCGAGCTGGCTGCTCCTGCCGGTCCGGACCGTCACGGTCAGCGGCAACTCGCACCTCACCGAAACCGAGGTGCGCCGCCTCGCCGGGCTGGGGCCGGTGCTGGGCCACGATTTCGGCTGGTTGTACTACGGACGCTGGCGCGCGCGCGGACTGCTGGGCAGTCCCTGGGTGGCCTCGGCGCGCGTGACGCGCAGCTTTCCCGACCGCGTGAGCATCGAACTGACCGAGCGCCGGCCCTTCGCACGCTGGCAACCCCCGCACGGCGAGGCGGTCACGCTCGCCGAGAACGGCGAGGTCCTCCCGAACGGCCCGGCCACCGGCCTGCCGCTGCTCAGCGGCTGGGGACCTGACCGGCTGAACACTATCCTGACGGCGGCGCGGGCGCTGTCGCGCTACACTGTGCAATCGGTCGCATATACCCCTAGCGGGGTCACCGTGAAAACGGCGAGCGGCAGCGTCTGGAGCGGCGATCTTCACTCTCTCTTGAAGTATGCTGGGAGCATCAGCATGTATCCGAATCAGCACATCAACATTTATCCTTGGGGGGTGAGCGTCCAGGAATGA
- the ftsA gene encoding cell division protein FtsA, which translates to MRDSTIIVGLDIGTTKITTVIGEVMPGGSVDIIGEGSVPSEGMKRGSVVNLDRATQAIRQSVQAAERVSGVKVHDVFVSVAGNHAKAITSHGLAAIRRHQEINQQDVDRAIENARAVPLDPNLEILHTLPQEYVVDGQEGIKSPVGMHGVRLEVDVHIVAGTAGPLLNLRRCVQEAGLAVEGFVLHALASGLATLTASEQQQATIVIDMGGGTTDIGVFKRGNLAHSASIPIGGEHVTADLAQILKIPMEEAENVKRRYGAALPELADQDLTLEITTSNGTTHAISAFELSRVIKPRINEIYGMIRDEIDQALGPVELVAQSVVLTGGAAQLRGAVELARDRFRLPVRLGQPRGIQGLSDIVSGPGHACGVGLVLYGIAQDGKVPMSVSTEAPAPAHAPELPTIGRAPAAAPAQTPVAAAPAPAPQPTPAAPAPTPTPAEPKAAAPKKEKTGASFGDRIRTMLKDWF; encoded by the coding sequence ATGAGGGACAGCACCATTATCGTGGGCCTGGACATCGGCACCACCAAGATCACAACGGTCATCGGCGAAGTCATGCCGGGCGGCAGCGTCGACATCATCGGCGAGGGCAGCGTGCCCAGCGAGGGCATGAAGCGCGGCAGCGTGGTCAACCTCGACCGCGCCACCCAGGCCATCCGGCAGTCGGTCCAGGCGGCCGAGCGCGTCAGCGGCGTCAAGGTCCACGACGTGTTCGTCAGCGTGGCGGGCAACCATGCCAAGGCCATCACCAGCCACGGCCTGGCGGCCATCCGCCGTCATCAGGAAATCAACCAGCAGGACGTGGACCGCGCCATCGAGAACGCCCGCGCGGTGCCGCTCGACCCTAACCTCGAAATCCTGCACACCCTGCCCCAGGAATACGTCGTGGACGGCCAGGAGGGCATCAAGAGCCCGGTCGGCATGCACGGCGTGCGCCTGGAGGTGGACGTGCACATCGTGGCCGGCACCGCCGGGCCGCTGCTCAACCTGCGCCGCTGCGTGCAGGAGGCGGGCCTCGCGGTCGAGGGCTTCGTGCTGCACGCGCTGGCCTCGGGCCTCGCCACCCTGACCGCGAGCGAGCAGCAGCAGGCAACCATCGTGATCGACATGGGCGGCGGCACCACCGACATCGGGGTGTTCAAGCGCGGCAACCTCGCCCACAGCGCCAGTATTCCCATCGGCGGCGAACATGTCACGGCCGACCTCGCGCAGATCCTCAAGATTCCGATGGAGGAAGCCGAGAACGTCAAGCGGCGTTACGGCGCGGCCCTGCCCGAACTGGCCGACCAGGACCTGACGCTGGAGATCACCACCTCCAACGGCACCACCCACGCCATCAGCGCCTTCGAGCTCTCGCGCGTCATCAAGCCGCGCATCAACGAGATCTACGGCATGATCCGCGACGAGATCGACCAGGCGCTCGGTCCGGTGGAGCTCGTCGCGCAGTCGGTCGTCCTGACCGGCGGGGCCGCGCAGCTGCGCGGTGCCGTGGAACTGGCGCGCGACCGCTTCCGGCTGCCGGTGCGCCTGGGCCAGCCGCGCGGCATCCAGGGCCTGAGCGACATCGTCAGCGGGCCGGGCCACGCCTGCGGCGTCGGGCTGGTGCTGTACGGCATCGCGCAGGACGGCAAGGTGCCCATGAGCGTCTCGACCGAGGCCCCGGCCCCGGCCCACGCGCCCGAGCTGCCGACCATCGGCCGCGCGCCCGCAGCGGCCCCCGCGCAGACCCCGGTCGCGGCGGCGCCTGCCCCGGCTCCCCAGCCGACCCCGGCGGCCCCGGCCCCGACCCCCACCCCGGCCGAGCCCAAGGCCGCGGCCCCGAAAAAAGAGAAGACCGGCGCGAGTTTCGGGGACCGAATCCGCACCATGCTCAAGGACTGGTTCTAG